One part of the Treponema sp. OMZ 787 genome encodes these proteins:
- a CDS encoding lecithin retinol acyltransferase family protein, which produces MNKNLKEKFSLGDILFVDRGLYQHYGIYAGNGRVIHYADKLGDFGNDICIQEVSLETFAKGAEIKICNLPSSVKQYTGEETVERARSRLGEEEYNLIFNNCEHFAVWCKTGISDSSQVNKVLKGAAYVAAGLTLAAAIYGILKNIETDSND; this is translated from the coding sequence ATGAATAAGAATTTAAAAGAAAAATTCTCTCTTGGCGATATTCTCTTTGTGGATCGAGGACTTTATCAGCATTACGGTATTTATGCAGGTAATGGCAGGGTTATTCACTATGCAGACAAACTCGGAGATTTCGGAAACGATATCTGCATTCAAGAGGTGAGCTTGGAAACCTTTGCAAAGGGTGCTGAAATAAAGATATGCAATCTGCCTTCTTCGGTCAAACAATATACCGGAGAGGAAACCGTAGAAAGGGCTCGGTCCAGACTGGGGGAAGAAGAGTACAATCTGATTTTTAATAATTGCGAGCACTTTGCCGTTTGGTGTAAAACAGGTATTTCCGATTCCTCGCAGGTAAACAAGGTCTTAAAAGGAGCTGCCTATGTTGCAGCAGGGCTTACTCTTGCCGCAGCAATTTACGGAATATTAAAAAATATAGAAACGGATAGCAATGATTAA